In Oreochromis aureus strain Israel breed Guangdong linkage group 15, ZZ_aureus, whole genome shotgun sequence, a single genomic region encodes these proteins:
- the LOC116310775 gene encoding pleckstrin homology domain-containing family G member 1 isoform X2 translates to MPTDDYSYLPDALPPLPEVPDTGSVLSSVDIPARCLRNPAFRHASSRYCSALSMDSSPDSAERPISYSSTSSSASSRDSHCSLGSHTTLVAAPHCNPMTADRDSGAIRLELVPARQLECREEDDRNDGATDTGTGQGRYSSAQTPTENSEPELSPEGGERANQGQGPRTYVDRVVQEILDTERTYVQDLRSIVEDYLECISNQSRLALSSEDKKSLFGNIQDIYHFNRDLLHDLEKCNADPVAIAECFVSKSQEFHIYTQYCTNYPRSVAVLTECMRNKALAKFFRERQESLRHSLPLGSYLLKPVQRILKYHLLLHEIANHMEKDTETYEVVQEAIDTMQRVAWHINDMKRKHEHAVRLQEIQSLLTNWKGPDLIGYGELVLEGTFRLQRAKNERTLFLFDKLLLITKKREETYTYKAHILCCNLMLVEVIPKEPLSFSVFHYKNPKLQHTVQAKSQQDKRMWILHLKRLILENHPAKIPAKAKQAILEMDATHHPGFHYTPDGEKKDSPQTKEGPTPRRGRRKEPLSKLLKNAKQNAANADGEKRTSLGATLLSPVSQLALGTIGRSRSLINQSQESLDPGDHYDHSDREEGEESHQQDADDEDDSGLGGGKRLRVPGKGSRKRLNPQASVDSIEQWKAFNMSSADLQRARESLVRDGSHHPPLLRTPHVTEEPPDSPIPSVIVTESDPSVRNIWADHQARRAMFPTRQRTMQPDDEDEDIYQMFVPTEPNGQEPEVPSERSEATSSPRTARPCSWHVEQVPTVQVEPPPSGSRVLRRASSAGEKATEARESPGDDQAGHSNLEVIHTESSSNDISGSSSAEQLTMDDIENVYDNISYEDLKSMGLIRRDPEESQSLKDASTDGQRSQSEAERAVNVPEVKESMSKPDSLPEDHKSLTQDGKSFGTCELKIVEEENIYDTICFRDPPSTKVMEKNEGDKLKEERDSVLLRAFVSEQSSHFREDEGPAPRLAPCSSEPDFSSSSTSETFSQSSQKGDKMSEQVDELWNDLENYIKKNEKKADRLPAAFPVSGSESPKKTSSVKKSPVKSAPVNAHAACAPSSPPAHQPKPPPVTATPSFTIPVINLPEQSESTTEEETHSPSPASRPLPVTPEPVPGTVKSIRNRLARLSSGSFRLEDDDLVELPQRNISQRENSLKDLHSLFPGELAGLDSPLASSSLLLGESVDFPLELMDKTKSRVFLMARQYSQKIKKANQLLRMRSMDPGDSCSRARAEKKQKDLAAILEEKKQGGAAIGARIAEYSHLYDQVMFKDSSSPTSATPHHSHPGLSSSPSMPETSLEEDWLHSTYSNGELASFVSSSSEVGEARASSTPQRRLTSACSTPSFFPPSPTTPPAQRWSSCISAPSEKEEHVYSSIKRHPSFNAPSLPAKASPSAQSVSSTGSQQQEKSGLKCNGLDVDRSTDRLHGPSLGRAGRQSSLPERSTQGLSDLTLHDGQKVVVLNRASALSILTATQNYLANFKDNGEDDDDYVEIRSEDESEQQRDRLAQKNGSSAALAGQNRGVIQSQSLPCTPIRSCDPLRPLDHEHLEKYLWNEPQQSQPNIVQSLREKFQCLSSSSFA, encoded by the exons ATGCCTACTG ACGATTACAGCTACCTGCCTGATGCATTGCCTCCCCTTCCTGAGGTCCCGGACACCGGGTCAGTCCTGAGCTCCGTTGACATCCCAGCTCGCTGCCTCCGCAACCCAGCCTTCCGCCACGCTTCTTCTCGCTACTGCTCCGCCCTCAGCATGGACTCCTCTCCCGACAGCGCCGAAAGGCCCATCAGCTACAGCTCCAcatcctcctctgcctcctccaGGGACAGTCACTGCTCGTTGGGCAGCCACACAACTCTTGTCGCCGCCCCGCACTGTAACCCCATGACCGCAGACCGGGACTCTGGGGCGATTCGGTTGGAGCTGGTCCCTGCGAGGCAGCTGGAATGCAGAGAGGAAGATGACAGAAATGATGGAGCAACGGACACAGGGACAGGGCAAGGAAGATATAGCAGTGCACAGACTCCAACTGAAAATTCAGAGCCTGAGCTGAGCCCAGAAGGAGGGGAGCGGGCGAATCAGGGACAGGGACCAAGAACATACGTGGACCGGGTGGTGCAGGAAATACTGGACACAGAGAGAACCTACGTACAGGACCTACGTAGCATTGTAGAG gaCTACTTGGAGTGCATAAGTAACCAGTCTCGACTGGCCTTGAGCTCTGAGGATAAAAAGTCACTATTTGGCAACATCCAGGACATCTACCACTTTAACAG GGATCTTCTTCATGATCTTGAGAAGTGCAACGCAGACCCCGTGGCCATCGCGGAGTGCTTTGTATCCAAG AGTCAGGAGTTCCACATTTATACCCAGTACTGCACCAACTACCCACG GTCGGTTGCTGTGCTCACAGAATGCATGAGAAACAAGGCGTTGGCCAAGTTTTTCCGCGAGCGCCAAGAATCTCTGAGGCACTCCTTGCCCCTGGGCTCCTACCTGCTCAAGCCAGTGCAGAGAATCCTCAAGTACCATCTACTATTGCAT GAGATAGCCAACCACATGGAGAAGGACACGGAGACCTATGAGGTCGTACAGGAAGCCATAGACACCATGCAGAGAGTGGCGTGGCACATCAATGACATGAAGAGGAAGCACGAGCACGCTGTGAGGTTGCAG GAAATCCAGAGCCTTCTGACCAACTGGAAGGGCCCTGATCTGATTGGCTACGGAGAGCTGGTCCTTGAAGGAACATTTCGTCTGCAGCGTGCCAAAAATGAACGAACACTCTTCCTCTTTGACAAACTTCTATTAATAACTAAGAAACGAGAAGAAACCTACACGTACAAGGCTCACATCCTG TGCTGTAATCTGATGCTGGTGGAAGTCATCCCTAAAGAACCACTGAGTTTCAGTGTGTTTCACTACAAGAACCCCAAACTACAACACACAGTCCAG GCTAAATCCCAGCAAGACAAACGCATGTGGATCTTACACCTCAAGAGACTCATACTTGAAAACCATCCTGCCAAAATCCCTGCCAAG GCCAAACAAGCTATTTTGGAAATGGATGCAACAC atcACCCCGGGTTTCACTATACCCCCGACGGTGAAAAgaaggattcccctcaaaccaAGGAAGGCCCCACTCCTCGTAGAGGACGCAGGAAAG AACCTTTGTCCAAATTACTGAAGAATGCTAAGCAGAATGCAGCCAATGCAGACGGTGAAAAA CGAACAAGTCTAGGTGCCACACTGCTTTCTCCGGTGTCCCAGCTGGCTCTGGGCACAATTGGCCGCAGCCGTAGCCTCATCAACCAATCACAGGAATCCTTAGATCCTGGCGATCACTATGACCACAGTGACCGGGAGGAAGGGGAGGAGTCACATCAGCAGGACGCTGACGATGAGGATGACAGTGGTCTG GGAGGTGGAAAGAGGCTGCGAGTGCCTGGCAAAGGCAGTAGAAAGAGGCTGAACCCTCAGGCTTCTGTTGATAGCATTGAACAGTGGAAAGCTTTCAACATGAGTTCAGCAGACCTACAG AGAGCCAGAGAATCCCTCGTACGGGACGGAAGTCACCACCCACCACTCCTCAGGACACCACACGTGACAGAGGAGCCTCCAGACTCCCCCATTCCCTCTGTAATAGTAACAGAAAGTGACCCGTCGGTGAGGAACATTTGGGCAGACCATCAGGCTCGCAGGGCCATGTTCCCCACCCGCCAGAGAACAATGCAGCCTGACGATGAAGACGAGGACATCTACCAGATGTTTGTTCCCACAGAGCCAAACGGACAAGAGCCAGAGGTGCCTTCAGAGAGATCAGAAGCTACCTCATCGCCAAGGACCGCTCGGCCCTGCAGCTGGCATGTTGAACAGGTGCCCACGGTGCAGGTTGAACCTCCACCCAGCGGTAGCAGAGTTCTGCGGAGGGCAAGCAGTGCCGGGGAGAAGGCTACAGAGGCTCGAGAGAGCCCAGGAGATGACCAGGCCGGTCACAGCAACCTGGAAGTGATCCACACTGAATCATCCAGCAATGATATATCTGGATCATCCTCAGCTGAGCAGCTGACAATGGATGACATTGAAAATGTTTATGACAATATCAGCTATGAGGACCTAAAGAGCATGGGCCTCATCAGAAGAGACCCTGAAGAAAGCCAGTCGCTGAAAGATGCTTCTACAGATGGACAGCGTTCCCAGAGTGAGGCAGAGAGAGCAGTCAATGTTCCAGAGGTCAAAGAGTCCATGTCCAAACCAGACAGTTTGCCAGAGGACCATAAGTCACTAACACAAGATGGGAAGTCATTTGGGACATGTGAACTCAAAATAGTGGAGGAGGAGAATATCTATGACACAATCTGTTTTAGGGATCCGCCATCAACCAAGGTcatggaaaaaaatgaaggtgATAAATTAAAAGAAGAGAGGGACAGTGTGCTTCTTAGAGCATTTGTTTCTGAGCAGAGCTCCCACTTTAGAGAGGATGAAGGACCAGCCCCCCGTCTTGCCCCATGTTCTTCTGAGCCTGATTTTTCATCTTCTTCCACCTCTGAGACCTTTTCTCAGAGCTCACAGAAAGGAGATAAGATGTCTGAGCAGGTCGATGAACTCTGGAACGACTTGGAAAACTACATcaagaaaaatgagaagaaagctGATCGACTTCCTGCTGCATTCCCAGTGAGTGGCAGCGAGTCGCCAAAGAAGACCTCGTCTGTCAAAAAAAGTCCTGTGAAGAGCGCCCCTGTAAATGCTCATGCAGCCTGTGCACCCAGCAGTCCCCCAGCACATCAACCTAAGCCCCCACCTGTCACTGCCACACCCTCATTCACCATCCCAGTTATCAACCTTCCTGAACAAAGTGAAAGTACCACTGAAGAAGAAACCCACAGCCCTTCTCCCGCATCACGCCCCCTTCCTGTCACCCCAGAGCCCGTCCCAGGAACTGTGAAGAGCATCCGCAACCGACTGGCTCGTCTAAGCAGCGGCAGCTTTCGCCTGGAGGATGACGATCTGGTGGAGCTTCCCCAGCGAAACATCTCTCAGAGAGAAAATTCCCTCAAGGACCTTCACAGTTTGTTCCCAGGGGAGCTGGCAGGTCTGGACTCACCCCTGGCATCCTCCTCTCTCCTGCTGGGTGAGTCTGTGGACTTTCCCCTGGAACTGATGGACAAAACTAAGAGCCGTGTGTTCCTCATGGCACGCCAGTATAGCCAGAAGATTAAGAAAGCAAACCAGCTGCTGCGCATGAGGAGCATGGACCCTGGAGACTCTTGCAGTCGGGCCAgagcagagaagaaacagaaagatcTCGCAGCCATCTTAGAGGAGAAGAAACAAGGAGGTGCAGCCATag GTGCACGGATAGCAGAGTACTCCCATCTGTATGACCAGGTGATGTTTAAAGATTCCTCCAGTCCAACCTCTGCTACTCCACATCACTCCCATCCAGGTCTGTCATCTTCTCCGTCCATGCCTGAGACCTCTCTGGAAGAGGACTGGCTCCACTCTACCTACAGCAACGGAGAGCTGGCCAGCTTTGTCTCCTCGTCTAGCGAGGTGGGGGAGGCTCGAGCATCTTCTACCCCTCAGCGCAGGCTTACTTCAGCCTGCTCCACCCCTTCTTTCTTCCCTCCATCTCCGACCACTCCACCGGCACAGAGATGGAGTTCATGCATTTCGGCGCCTAGCGAGAAAGAAGAGCACGTGTACAGCTCCATTAAGAGACATCCTTCCTTTAATGCACCATCTTTGCCTGCAAAGGCCTCCCCTTCTGCTCAGTCAGTCAGTTCTACGGGCAgccaacagcaggagaagtctGGACTTAAATGTAATGGACTCGATGTGGATCGATCCACAGACAGACTTCATGGTCCAAGTCTAGGCCGAGCTGGCCGGCAAAGTAGCCTCCCAGAGCGGTCTACCCAGGGGCTTTCAGACCTCACTTTACACGATGGCCAAAAGGTGGTGGTCCTGAATCGGGCTTCTGCACTGAGCATACTCACCGCTACCCAGAACTACTTGGCCAACTTCAAGGACAATGGGGAAGACGACGACGACTATGTCGAAATCCGCTCAGAGGATGAGAGTGAACAACAGCGTGACAGGTTGGCGCAGAAGAACGGCAGCTCAGCTGCTCTTGCCGGTCAGAATCGGGGAGTTATCCAGTCTCAGAGTCTACCGTGCACCCCAATCCGCTCCTGCGACCCGCTGAGACCTCTGGACCACGAGCATCTGGAGAAATACCTGTGGAACGAGCCGCAGCAGAGCCAGCCCAACATCGTCCAGTCTCTGAGGGAGAAGTTTCAGTGTCTGAGCTCCAGCAGCTTTGCCTGA
- the LOC116310775 gene encoding pleckstrin homology domain-containing family G member 1 isoform X1, whose protein sequence is MKWRGGLSALQFKVDMSPVAAGGRGFAHVPSAKTPATENSERKLHRCTFRAGPPSIPSHDYSYLPDALPPLPEVPDTGSVLSSVDIPARCLRNPAFRHASSRYCSALSMDSSPDSAERPISYSSTSSSASSRDSHCSLGSHTTLVAAPHCNPMTADRDSGAIRLELVPARQLECREEDDRNDGATDTGTGQGRYSSAQTPTENSEPELSPEGGERANQGQGPRTYVDRVVQEILDTERTYVQDLRSIVEDYLECISNQSRLALSSEDKKSLFGNIQDIYHFNRDLLHDLEKCNADPVAIAECFVSKSQEFHIYTQYCTNYPRSVAVLTECMRNKALAKFFRERQESLRHSLPLGSYLLKPVQRILKYHLLLHEIANHMEKDTETYEVVQEAIDTMQRVAWHINDMKRKHEHAVRLQEIQSLLTNWKGPDLIGYGELVLEGTFRLQRAKNERTLFLFDKLLLITKKREETYTYKAHILCCNLMLVEVIPKEPLSFSVFHYKNPKLQHTVQAKSQQDKRMWILHLKRLILENHPAKIPAKAKQAILEMDATHHPGFHYTPDGEKKDSPQTKEGPTPRRGRRKEPLSKLLKNAKQNAANADGEKRTSLGATLLSPVSQLALGTIGRSRSLINQSQESLDPGDHYDHSDREEGEESHQQDADDEDDSGLGGGKRLRVPGKGSRKRLNPQASVDSIEQWKAFNMSSADLQRARESLVRDGSHHPPLLRTPHVTEEPPDSPIPSVIVTESDPSVRNIWADHQARRAMFPTRQRTMQPDDEDEDIYQMFVPTEPNGQEPEVPSERSEATSSPRTARPCSWHVEQVPTVQVEPPPSGSRVLRRASSAGEKATEARESPGDDQAGHSNLEVIHTESSSNDISGSSSAEQLTMDDIENVYDNISYEDLKSMGLIRRDPEESQSLKDASTDGQRSQSEAERAVNVPEVKESMSKPDSLPEDHKSLTQDGKSFGTCELKIVEEENIYDTICFRDPPSTKVMEKNEGDKLKEERDSVLLRAFVSEQSSHFREDEGPAPRLAPCSSEPDFSSSSTSETFSQSSQKGDKMSEQVDELWNDLENYIKKNEKKADRLPAAFPVSGSESPKKTSSVKKSPVKSAPVNAHAACAPSSPPAHQPKPPPVTATPSFTIPVINLPEQSESTTEEETHSPSPASRPLPVTPEPVPGTVKSIRNRLARLSSGSFRLEDDDLVELPQRNISQRENSLKDLHSLFPGELAGLDSPLASSSLLLGESVDFPLELMDKTKSRVFLMARQYSQKIKKANQLLRMRSMDPGDSCSRARAEKKQKDLAAILEEKKQGGAAIGARIAEYSHLYDQVMFKDSSSPTSATPHHSHPGLSSSPSMPETSLEEDWLHSTYSNGELASFVSSSSEVGEARASSTPQRRLTSACSTPSFFPPSPTTPPAQRWSSCISAPSEKEEHVYSSIKRHPSFNAPSLPAKASPSAQSVSSTGSQQQEKSGLKCNGLDVDRSTDRLHGPSLGRAGRQSSLPERSTQGLSDLTLHDGQKVVVLNRASALSILTATQNYLANFKDNGEDDDDYVEIRSEDESEQQRDRLAQKNGSSAALAGQNRGVIQSQSLPCTPIRSCDPLRPLDHEHLEKYLWNEPQQSQPNIVQSLREKFQCLSSSSFA, encoded by the exons ACGATTACAGCTACCTGCCTGATGCATTGCCTCCCCTTCCTGAGGTCCCGGACACCGGGTCAGTCCTGAGCTCCGTTGACATCCCAGCTCGCTGCCTCCGCAACCCAGCCTTCCGCCACGCTTCTTCTCGCTACTGCTCCGCCCTCAGCATGGACTCCTCTCCCGACAGCGCCGAAAGGCCCATCAGCTACAGCTCCAcatcctcctctgcctcctccaGGGACAGTCACTGCTCGTTGGGCAGCCACACAACTCTTGTCGCCGCCCCGCACTGTAACCCCATGACCGCAGACCGGGACTCTGGGGCGATTCGGTTGGAGCTGGTCCCTGCGAGGCAGCTGGAATGCAGAGAGGAAGATGACAGAAATGATGGAGCAACGGACACAGGGACAGGGCAAGGAAGATATAGCAGTGCACAGACTCCAACTGAAAATTCAGAGCCTGAGCTGAGCCCAGAAGGAGGGGAGCGGGCGAATCAGGGACAGGGACCAAGAACATACGTGGACCGGGTGGTGCAGGAAATACTGGACACAGAGAGAACCTACGTACAGGACCTACGTAGCATTGTAGAG gaCTACTTGGAGTGCATAAGTAACCAGTCTCGACTGGCCTTGAGCTCTGAGGATAAAAAGTCACTATTTGGCAACATCCAGGACATCTACCACTTTAACAG GGATCTTCTTCATGATCTTGAGAAGTGCAACGCAGACCCCGTGGCCATCGCGGAGTGCTTTGTATCCAAG AGTCAGGAGTTCCACATTTATACCCAGTACTGCACCAACTACCCACG GTCGGTTGCTGTGCTCACAGAATGCATGAGAAACAAGGCGTTGGCCAAGTTTTTCCGCGAGCGCCAAGAATCTCTGAGGCACTCCTTGCCCCTGGGCTCCTACCTGCTCAAGCCAGTGCAGAGAATCCTCAAGTACCATCTACTATTGCAT GAGATAGCCAACCACATGGAGAAGGACACGGAGACCTATGAGGTCGTACAGGAAGCCATAGACACCATGCAGAGAGTGGCGTGGCACATCAATGACATGAAGAGGAAGCACGAGCACGCTGTGAGGTTGCAG GAAATCCAGAGCCTTCTGACCAACTGGAAGGGCCCTGATCTGATTGGCTACGGAGAGCTGGTCCTTGAAGGAACATTTCGTCTGCAGCGTGCCAAAAATGAACGAACACTCTTCCTCTTTGACAAACTTCTATTAATAACTAAGAAACGAGAAGAAACCTACACGTACAAGGCTCACATCCTG TGCTGTAATCTGATGCTGGTGGAAGTCATCCCTAAAGAACCACTGAGTTTCAGTGTGTTTCACTACAAGAACCCCAAACTACAACACACAGTCCAG GCTAAATCCCAGCAAGACAAACGCATGTGGATCTTACACCTCAAGAGACTCATACTTGAAAACCATCCTGCCAAAATCCCTGCCAAG GCCAAACAAGCTATTTTGGAAATGGATGCAACAC atcACCCCGGGTTTCACTATACCCCCGACGGTGAAAAgaaggattcccctcaaaccaAGGAAGGCCCCACTCCTCGTAGAGGACGCAGGAAAG AACCTTTGTCCAAATTACTGAAGAATGCTAAGCAGAATGCAGCCAATGCAGACGGTGAAAAA CGAACAAGTCTAGGTGCCACACTGCTTTCTCCGGTGTCCCAGCTGGCTCTGGGCACAATTGGCCGCAGCCGTAGCCTCATCAACCAATCACAGGAATCCTTAGATCCTGGCGATCACTATGACCACAGTGACCGGGAGGAAGGGGAGGAGTCACATCAGCAGGACGCTGACGATGAGGATGACAGTGGTCTG GGAGGTGGAAAGAGGCTGCGAGTGCCTGGCAAAGGCAGTAGAAAGAGGCTGAACCCTCAGGCTTCTGTTGATAGCATTGAACAGTGGAAAGCTTTCAACATGAGTTCAGCAGACCTACAG AGAGCCAGAGAATCCCTCGTACGGGACGGAAGTCACCACCCACCACTCCTCAGGACACCACACGTGACAGAGGAGCCTCCAGACTCCCCCATTCCCTCTGTAATAGTAACAGAAAGTGACCCGTCGGTGAGGAACATTTGGGCAGACCATCAGGCTCGCAGGGCCATGTTCCCCACCCGCCAGAGAACAATGCAGCCTGACGATGAAGACGAGGACATCTACCAGATGTTTGTTCCCACAGAGCCAAACGGACAAGAGCCAGAGGTGCCTTCAGAGAGATCAGAAGCTACCTCATCGCCAAGGACCGCTCGGCCCTGCAGCTGGCATGTTGAACAGGTGCCCACGGTGCAGGTTGAACCTCCACCCAGCGGTAGCAGAGTTCTGCGGAGGGCAAGCAGTGCCGGGGAGAAGGCTACAGAGGCTCGAGAGAGCCCAGGAGATGACCAGGCCGGTCACAGCAACCTGGAAGTGATCCACACTGAATCATCCAGCAATGATATATCTGGATCATCCTCAGCTGAGCAGCTGACAATGGATGACATTGAAAATGTTTATGACAATATCAGCTATGAGGACCTAAAGAGCATGGGCCTCATCAGAAGAGACCCTGAAGAAAGCCAGTCGCTGAAAGATGCTTCTACAGATGGACAGCGTTCCCAGAGTGAGGCAGAGAGAGCAGTCAATGTTCCAGAGGTCAAAGAGTCCATGTCCAAACCAGACAGTTTGCCAGAGGACCATAAGTCACTAACACAAGATGGGAAGTCATTTGGGACATGTGAACTCAAAATAGTGGAGGAGGAGAATATCTATGACACAATCTGTTTTAGGGATCCGCCATCAACCAAGGTcatggaaaaaaatgaaggtgATAAATTAAAAGAAGAGAGGGACAGTGTGCTTCTTAGAGCATTTGTTTCTGAGCAGAGCTCCCACTTTAGAGAGGATGAAGGACCAGCCCCCCGTCTTGCCCCATGTTCTTCTGAGCCTGATTTTTCATCTTCTTCCACCTCTGAGACCTTTTCTCAGAGCTCACAGAAAGGAGATAAGATGTCTGAGCAGGTCGATGAACTCTGGAACGACTTGGAAAACTACATcaagaaaaatgagaagaaagctGATCGACTTCCTGCTGCATTCCCAGTGAGTGGCAGCGAGTCGCCAAAGAAGACCTCGTCTGTCAAAAAAAGTCCTGTGAAGAGCGCCCCTGTAAATGCTCATGCAGCCTGTGCACCCAGCAGTCCCCCAGCACATCAACCTAAGCCCCCACCTGTCACTGCCACACCCTCATTCACCATCCCAGTTATCAACCTTCCTGAACAAAGTGAAAGTACCACTGAAGAAGAAACCCACAGCCCTTCTCCCGCATCACGCCCCCTTCCTGTCACCCCAGAGCCCGTCCCAGGAACTGTGAAGAGCATCCGCAACCGACTGGCTCGTCTAAGCAGCGGCAGCTTTCGCCTGGAGGATGACGATCTGGTGGAGCTTCCCCAGCGAAACATCTCTCAGAGAGAAAATTCCCTCAAGGACCTTCACAGTTTGTTCCCAGGGGAGCTGGCAGGTCTGGACTCACCCCTGGCATCCTCCTCTCTCCTGCTGGGTGAGTCTGTGGACTTTCCCCTGGAACTGATGGACAAAACTAAGAGCCGTGTGTTCCTCATGGCACGCCAGTATAGCCAGAAGATTAAGAAAGCAAACCAGCTGCTGCGCATGAGGAGCATGGACCCTGGAGACTCTTGCAGTCGGGCCAgagcagagaagaaacagaaagatcTCGCAGCCATCTTAGAGGAGAAGAAACAAGGAGGTGCAGCCATag GTGCACGGATAGCAGAGTACTCCCATCTGTATGACCAGGTGATGTTTAAAGATTCCTCCAGTCCAACCTCTGCTACTCCACATCACTCCCATCCAGGTCTGTCATCTTCTCCGTCCATGCCTGAGACCTCTCTGGAAGAGGACTGGCTCCACTCTACCTACAGCAACGGAGAGCTGGCCAGCTTTGTCTCCTCGTCTAGCGAGGTGGGGGAGGCTCGAGCATCTTCTACCCCTCAGCGCAGGCTTACTTCAGCCTGCTCCACCCCTTCTTTCTTCCCTCCATCTCCGACCACTCCACCGGCACAGAGATGGAGTTCATGCATTTCGGCGCCTAGCGAGAAAGAAGAGCACGTGTACAGCTCCATTAAGAGACATCCTTCCTTTAATGCACCATCTTTGCCTGCAAAGGCCTCCCCTTCTGCTCAGTCAGTCAGTTCTACGGGCAgccaacagcaggagaagtctGGACTTAAATGTAATGGACTCGATGTGGATCGATCCACAGACAGACTTCATGGTCCAAGTCTAGGCCGAGCTGGCCGGCAAAGTAGCCTCCCAGAGCGGTCTACCCAGGGGCTTTCAGACCTCACTTTACACGATGGCCAAAAGGTGGTGGTCCTGAATCGGGCTTCTGCACTGAGCATACTCACCGCTACCCAGAACTACTTGGCCAACTTCAAGGACAATGGGGAAGACGACGACGACTATGTCGAAATCCGCTCAGAGGATGAGAGTGAACAACAGCGTGACAGGTTGGCGCAGAAGAACGGCAGCTCAGCTGCTCTTGCCGGTCAGAATCGGGGAGTTATCCAGTCTCAGAGTCTACCGTGCACCCCAATCCGCTCCTGCGACCCGCTGAGACCTCTGGACCACGAGCATCTGGAGAAATACCTGTGGAACGAGCCGCAGCAGAGCCAGCCCAACATCGTCCAGTCTCTGAGGGAGAAGTTTCAGTGTCTGAGCTCCAGCAGCTTTGCCTGA